The Apis mellifera strain DH4 linkage group LG8, Amel_HAv3.1, whole genome shotgun sequence genome contains a region encoding:
- the LOC100576968 gene encoding merlin isoform X3 — MFLAKFYPEDVAEELVQEVTQHLFFLQVKQAILSMDIYCPPEASVLLASYAVQAKYGDYDEVSYRPGMLASEDLLPQRVIDQYQMTPEMWEDRIKIWYADHRGMSRDEAEMEYLKIAQDLDMYGVNYFPISNKKETDLWLGVTALGLNIYEKENKLAPKTTFTWSEIRHISFDDKKFVIKPVEKTSPNFVFFSQKVRMNKLVKKQSDVGSWVKGLIALGFDEQNNDKAAHILFVKILDLCIGNHDLFMRRRKPDSMEVQQMKAQAKEEKSRRQIERNKLAREKQLREAAEREKAAMEQRLLQYQEEIRLANEALRRSEETADLLAEKSRVAEEEAMLLSQKASEAEQEITRIRLNNMKTEEEKVHLERKTREAELLTERLVQESERRAAEAEKLKDELLRARIAEKEAKEKLLEFLSRNAYTATITPVPNIFPSTQVLPSDLQADLQTLQLDTEPLPTDLTSYDLIADGDVDQLSLEIEKERVDYWEKSKHLQEQLRELRTEIEVMKVGEKQCELDQLHEEQVRLGENKYSTLKKVKSGSTKARVAFFEEL, encoded by the exons ATGTTTTTGGCAAAGTTTTATCCAGAAGATGTTGCTGAAGAATTGGTGCAGGAAGTAActcaacatttattttttctacaaGTGAAACAAGCTATTCTTTCGATGGATATTTATTGTCCACCAGAAGCATCTGTATTATTAGCTTCTTATGCAGTACAAGCAAAg tatgGAGATTATGATGAAGTTTCATATCGTCCAGGAATGCTTGCTAGTGAAGATTTATTGCCACAAAGAGTTATTGATCAATATCAGATGACACCTGAAATGTGGGAggataggataaaaatttggTATGCTGATCATCGTGGGATGTCCAGAGATGAAGCAGAAATGGAATATCTGAAAATTGCTCAAGATCTTGATATGTATGGTGTAAATTATTTCCCTATTAgt aataaaaaagagactGATCTTTGGTTGGGAGTCACAGCCTtgggattaaatatttacgaaaagGAGAACAAATTGGCGCCGAAAACAACATTCACATGGTCGGAGATACGACATATCAGTTTTGATGACAAGAAGTTTGTAATAAAACCAGTGGAGAAAACATCGCCGAACTTCGTGTTCTTCTCGCAGAAAGTTAGGATGAATAAACTGGTAAAAAAACAATCAGATGTTGGCAGCTGGGTGAAGGGTTTGATAGCTTTAGGGTTCGACGAACAAAACAATGACAAAGCTGCTcacatattatttgttaagatTCTGGACCTGTGTATTGGCAACCACGATCTGTTTATGAGAAGACGCAAGCCTGATTCCATGGAAGTGCAGCAAATGAAAGCACAagccaaagaagaaaaatcaag gagaCAGATTGAAAGGAATAAATTGGCACGAGAAAAACAACTCAGAGAAGCagcagaaagagaaaaggCTGCTATGGAACAACGACTTTTACAATATCAAGAAGAAATTCGTTTAGCAAATGAAGCActt AGAAGATCTGAGGAAACTGCAGATCTATTAGCTGAGAAAAGTCGTGTAGCTGAAGAGGAAGCAATGCTATTAAGTCAGAAAGCTTCAGAAGCAGAACAAGAAATTACACGTATACGATTAAACAATATGAAAACAGAGGAGGAAAAAGTTCATCTTGAACGAAAAACTAGAGAAGCAGAATTGTTGACAGAAAGGCTGGTACAAGAATCTGAACGAAGAGCTGCTGAagcagaaaaattaaaagatgaaCTATTACGTGCACGCATTGCTGAGAAGGAagcaaaggaaaaattattagaatttcttaGTAGAAATGCTTATACTGCTACTATAACT ccTGTGCCAAACATATTTCCATCGACGCAAGTACTTCCATCAGATTTGCAAGCAGATCTTCAAACATTGCAATTGGATACAGAACCTTTGCCAACTGATCTCACTTCTTACGATCTGATTGCCGATGGAGATGTCGATCAATTGtctttagaaattgaaaaagaaagagttgATTATTGGGAAAAAAGTAAACATTTACAGGAACAACTGAGAGAATTACGCACAGAAATTGAAGTTATGAAAGTTGGAGAAAAACAGTGCGAATTGGACCAATTACACGAAGAACAAGTGCGACTCGGTGAGAATAAGTACAGTACattaaagaaagtaaaatcTGGATCCACCAAAGCCAGAGTTGCATTCTTTGAAGAGTTGTAG
- the LOC411658 gene encoding transcriptional adapter 3-B, producing the protein MSGKGKQSSKKAVVKVRESGKTVQTTTLNSDMSSESTETAMSLSILKIADNSRLLPRYSSILQRSAEEGVGMEDLDTLQLELEMLLSSVVVRHRMLQEEITNLSSAEERRDKRSKSGKGLSLLDKKVREEKFKPKGFSTKTQSPIPAKLFKQKAVNSSNSQIIPNVHEISRIEGSKSESPKLLLPKNDTPNKFWASVDPYCTDIMSDDIKLLEELISTHSDISDFKKIPSLGRHYSLIWAHNDLLQEEDAANPNRDKKKNRSDVSLLVGKNDKKAHSIAGPLTQRLVSALLEENVYVANNNTDNKLFRDNDPPVLRDLTIQNSINLELRMHKELVEQGILEPDAQKKSQEDDEILTEIKRCQQELTALSNHNVTQLKRLLNLAQEESKRQALKRKISTADNEVIEHYKKLILAKQREVPLTKKEQEKAWSCLRERENLLDQLNMLPHNNIGEPIGFTTTTD; encoded by the coding sequence ATGTCTGGCAAAGGAAAACAAAGTTCTAAAAAAGCAGTTGTTAAAGTACGAGAAAGTGGGAAGACAGTGCAAACTACTACACTTAATTCAGATATGAGTTCAGAGAGCACAGAAACTGCAATGTCTTTatcaatcttaaaaattgCTGATAATAGCCGTCTTCTTCCAAGGTATAGCAGCATTCTACAACGTAGTGCTGAAGAAGGTGTAGGAATGGAAGATCTTGATACATTGCAGTTAGAATTAGAAATGCTTCTCTCTTCAGTAGTTGTACGACATCGCATGCTTCAAGAAGAGATAACCAATTTATCTTCAGCAGAAGAACGTAGAGATAAAAGATCCAAAAGTGGAAAAGGTCTTTCTCTTCTGGATAAAAAAgtcagagaagaaaaatttaaaccaaAAGGATTTAGTACTAAAACACAATCTCCTATTCCAGCAAAACTATTCAAACAAAAAGCTGTTAATAGCTCAAACTCTCAAATCATTCCAAATGTTCatgaaatttcaagaattgaaGGTTCTAAATCTGAATCACCAAAGTTGCTCTTACCAAAAAATGATACACCTAACAAATTTTGGGCATCTGTTGATCCATATTGTACTGATATTATGTCtgatgatattaaattgttagaaGAATTAATCTCTACACATAGTGACATAAgtgattttaagaaaattcctTCATTAGGTCGTCATTACAGTTTAATATGGGCACATAATGATTTATTGCAAGAAGAAGATGCAGCTAATCCAAATCGggacaagaagaaaaatcgttcaGATGTATCTTTATTAGttggaaaaaatgataaaaaagcaCATAGTATAGCAGGACCTCTAACTCAAAGATTAGTCTCTGctttattagaagaaaatgtatatgttgcaaataataatacagaTAATAAACTCTTTAGAGATAATGATCCTCCTGTTTTAAGAGATCTTACTATTcagaattctataaatttagaattaagaatGCATAAAGAATTAGTTGAACAAGGAATTTTAGAACCAGATGCACAAAAAAAGAGTCAAGAAGATGACGAAATTCTGACTGAAATAAAACGATGTCAACAGGAGCTTACTGCACTTTCCAACCATAATGTAACACAGTTAAAAAGACTATTGAATTTAGCTCAAGAGGAAAGTAAGCGACAagcattgaaaagaaaaattagtacAGCAGATAATGAAGTAATAGAACACTACAAGAAACTTATATTAGCAAAACAAAGGGAAGTACCTTTAACAAAAAAGGAACAAGAAAAAGCATGGTCGTgtcttcgagagagagaaaatcttTTAGATCAATTAAATATGCTACCACATAATAACATAGGAGAACCTATAGGTTTCACCACTACTACAGactaa
- the LOC100576968 gene encoding merlin isoform X2: MRSKMPPFRRKKSGKSFPVKVCTLDAELEFSLEWRSTGRDLFDLVCRTIGLRETWYFGLQYEDAKGFISWLKLDKKVQDQCISQQPTTPFMFLAKFYPEDVAEELVQEVTQHLFFLQVKQAILSMDIYCPPEASVLLASYAVQAKYGDYDEVSYRPGMLASEDLLPQRVIDQYQMTPEMWEDRIKIWYADHRGMSRDEAEMEYLKIAQDLDMYGVNYFPISNKKETDLWLGVTALGLNIYEKENKLAPKTTFTWSEIRHISFDDKKFVIKPVEKTSPNFVFFSQKVRMNKLILDLCIGNHDLFMRRRKPDSMEVQQMKAQAKEEKSRRQIERNKLAREKQLREAAEREKAAMEQRLLQYQEEIRLANEALRRSEETADLLAEKSRVAEEEAMLLSQKASEAEQEITRIRLNNMKTEEEKVHLERKTREAELLTERLVQESERRAAEAEKLKDELLRARIAEKEAKEKLLEFLSRNAYTATITPVPNIFPSTQVLPSDLQADLQTLQLDTEPLPTDLTSYDLIADGDVDQLSLEIEKERVDYWEKSKHLQEQLRELRTEIEVMKVGEKQCELDQLHEEQVRLGENKYSTLKKVKSGSTKARVAFFEEL; the protein is encoded by the exons ATGAGGAGTAAAATGCCAccatttcgaaggaaaaaatctGGAAAATCTTTTCCTGTTAAAGTTTGTACATTGGATGCTGAATTGGAATTTAGTTTAGAG TGGAGATCAACAGGAAGAGATCTTTTTGATTTAGTTTGTCGTACAATAGGATTAAGAGAAACATGGTACTTTGGACTTCAGTATGAAGATGCTAAAGGATTTATATCTTggttaaaattagataaaaaag taCAAGATCAATGTATTTCTCAACAACCCACAACACCTTTTATGTTTTTGGCAAAGTTTTATCCAGAAGATGTTGCTGAAGAATTGGTGCAGGAAGTAActcaacatttattttttctacaaGTGAAACAAGCTATTCTTTCGATGGATATTTATTGTCCACCAGAAGCATCTGTATTATTAGCTTCTTATGCAGTACAAGCAAAg tatgGAGATTATGATGAAGTTTCATATCGTCCAGGAATGCTTGCTAGTGAAGATTTATTGCCACAAAGAGTTATTGATCAATATCAGATGACACCTGAAATGTGGGAggataggataaaaatttggTATGCTGATCATCGTGGGATGTCCAGAGATGAAGCAGAAATGGAATATCTGAAAATTGCTCAAGATCTTGATATGTATGGTGTAAATTATTTCCCTATTAgt aataaaaaagagactGATCTTTGGTTGGGAGTCACAGCCTtgggattaaatatttacgaaaagGAGAACAAATTGGCGCCGAAAACAACATTCACATGGTCGGAGATACGACATATCAGTTTTGATGACAAGAAGTTTGTAATAAAACCAGTGGAGAAAACATCGCCGAACTTCGTGTTCTTCTCGCAGAAAGTTAGGATGAATAAACTG atTCTGGACCTGTGTATTGGCAACCACGATCTGTTTATGAGAAGACGCAAGCCTGATTCCATGGAAGTGCAGCAAATGAAAGCACAagccaaagaagaaaaatcaag gagaCAGATTGAAAGGAATAAATTGGCACGAGAAAAACAACTCAGAGAAGCagcagaaagagaaaaggCTGCTATGGAACAACGACTTTTACAATATCAAGAAGAAATTCGTTTAGCAAATGAAGCActt AGAAGATCTGAGGAAACTGCAGATCTATTAGCTGAGAAAAGTCGTGTAGCTGAAGAGGAAGCAATGCTATTAAGTCAGAAAGCTTCAGAAGCAGAACAAGAAATTACACGTATACGATTAAACAATATGAAAACAGAGGAGGAAAAAGTTCATCTTGAACGAAAAACTAGAGAAGCAGAATTGTTGACAGAAAGGCTGGTACAAGAATCTGAACGAAGAGCTGCTGAagcagaaaaattaaaagatgaaCTATTACGTGCACGCATTGCTGAGAAGGAagcaaaggaaaaattattagaatttcttaGTAGAAATGCTTATACTGCTACTATAACT ccTGTGCCAAACATATTTCCATCGACGCAAGTACTTCCATCAGATTTGCAAGCAGATCTTCAAACATTGCAATTGGATACAGAACCTTTGCCAACTGATCTCACTTCTTACGATCTGATTGCCGATGGAGATGTCGATCAATTGtctttagaaattgaaaaagaaagagttgATTATTGGGAAAAAAGTAAACATTTACAGGAACAACTGAGAGAATTACGCACAGAAATTGAAGTTATGAAAGTTGGAGAAAAACAGTGCGAATTGGACCAATTACACGAAGAACAAGTGCGACTCGGTGAGAATAAGTACAGTACattaaagaaagtaaaatcTGGATCCACCAAAGCCAGAGTTGCATTCTTTGAAGAGTTGTAG
- the LOC552596 gene encoding peroxisome assembly protein 12 isoform X2, whose protein sequence is MAEKGAHLTGTTFIRPSIFEIIAQESLAHTVEPAFTKFLSFIVSFNIERYGHLLKWTDECYLIFNTILQHYYLNKYSASFSETFYSLKRIIIVNSKVKCELSNKQRRLSLMLTILFPYIKIKLSQLVEKYKLEEVDDCVPKSKWQKLYRNCIIKGNAIIFMMYEFMVLYNYILYISGKSAYTSLLLRLLSITLTYAEPKPILSISDFLKKIRTNSFGISDGIDIFQRMMTTSFEFGAFFLQFLSWWTQEHYSTNLLSLPIPSPPKIPEIAKQYKGICPICYKTLRIHTVLSVSGYAFCYQCILPVIRTDKKCPVTNYPAKEDDLIRLYLD, encoded by the exons atggcaGAAAAAGGAGCTCATTTAACTGGCACAACATTTATAAGACcttctatttttgaaattatagcaCAAGAATCATTAGCACATACTGTAGAACCggcttttacaaaatttttatcg ttcaTTGTATCATTTAACATTGAAAGATATGGACATCTTCTTAAATGGACAGatgaatgttatttaatttttaatacaattcttcaacattattatttaaacaaatatt cTGCATCATTTTCTGAAAcattttatagtttaaaacGCATAATTATAGTAAACTCAAAAGTTAAATGTGAACTATCAAATAAGCAAAGAAGACTTTCATTAatgttaacaattttatttccctatataaaaattaaactttctcAATtagtggaaaaatataaacttgaaGAAGTTGATGATTGTGTTCCAAAGTCG aaatggcaaaaattatatcgtaattGCATTATCAAAGGAAACgcaataattttcatgatGTATGAATTTATggtactatataattatattctttatatttctggAAAATCAGCGTATACTTCTCTACTCTTGAGACTTTTATCTATAACTTTAACATATGCAGAACCAAAACCGATACTTagtatttcagattttttaaaaaaaattagaacaaaTTCCTTTGGTATTAGTGATGgtatagatatatttcaaagaatgATGACTACATCTTTTGAATTTGGagcattttttcttcaattcttgTCTTGGTGGACTCAAGAACATTATTCAACTAATTTACTATCATTACCTATTCCATCACCTCCaaag atTCCAGAAATAGCAAAACAATATAAAGGAATATGTCCAATCTGCTATAAAACTCTTAGAATACATACAGTACTTTCAGTGTCTGG cTATGCATTCTGTTATCAATGCATTCTTCCTGTGATACGTACAGACAAAAAGTGCCCAGTGACAAATTATCCTGCTAAGGAAGATGATTTAATACGTTTATATTTAGACTAA
- the LOC100576968 gene encoding merlin isoform X1 — protein MRSKMPPFRRKKSGKSFPVKVCTLDAELEFSLEWRSTGRDLFDLVCRTIGLRETWYFGLQYEDAKGFISWLKLDKKVQDQCISQQPTTPFMFLAKFYPEDVAEELVQEVTQHLFFLQVKQAILSMDIYCPPEASVLLASYAVQAKYGDYDEVSYRPGMLASEDLLPQRVIDQYQMTPEMWEDRIKIWYADHRGMSRDEAEMEYLKIAQDLDMYGVNYFPISNKKETDLWLGVTALGLNIYEKENKLAPKTTFTWSEIRHISFDDKKFVIKPVEKTSPNFVFFSQKVRMNKLVKKQSDVGSWVKGLIALGFDEQNNDKAAHILFVKILDLCIGNHDLFMRRRKPDSMEVQQMKAQAKEEKSRRQIERNKLAREKQLREAAEREKAAMEQRLLQYQEEIRLANEALRRSEETADLLAEKSRVAEEEAMLLSQKASEAEQEITRIRLNNMKTEEEKVHLERKTREAELLTERLVQESERRAAEAEKLKDELLRARIAEKEAKEKLLEFLSRNAYTATITPVPNIFPSTQVLPSDLQADLQTLQLDTEPLPTDLTSYDLIADGDVDQLSLEIEKERVDYWEKSKHLQEQLRELRTEIEVMKVGEKQCELDQLHEEQVRLGENKYSTLKKVKSGSTKARVAFFEEL, from the exons ATGAGGAGTAAAATGCCAccatttcgaaggaaaaaatctGGAAAATCTTTTCCTGTTAAAGTTTGTACATTGGATGCTGAATTGGAATTTAGTTTAGAG TGGAGATCAACAGGAAGAGATCTTTTTGATTTAGTTTGTCGTACAATAGGATTAAGAGAAACATGGTACTTTGGACTTCAGTATGAAGATGCTAAAGGATTTATATCTTggttaaaattagataaaaaag taCAAGATCAATGTATTTCTCAACAACCCACAACACCTTTTATGTTTTTGGCAAAGTTTTATCCAGAAGATGTTGCTGAAGAATTGGTGCAGGAAGTAActcaacatttattttttctacaaGTGAAACAAGCTATTCTTTCGATGGATATTTATTGTCCACCAGAAGCATCTGTATTATTAGCTTCTTATGCAGTACAAGCAAAg tatgGAGATTATGATGAAGTTTCATATCGTCCAGGAATGCTTGCTAGTGAAGATTTATTGCCACAAAGAGTTATTGATCAATATCAGATGACACCTGAAATGTGGGAggataggataaaaatttggTATGCTGATCATCGTGGGATGTCCAGAGATGAAGCAGAAATGGAATATCTGAAAATTGCTCAAGATCTTGATATGTATGGTGTAAATTATTTCCCTATTAgt aataaaaaagagactGATCTTTGGTTGGGAGTCACAGCCTtgggattaaatatttacgaaaagGAGAACAAATTGGCGCCGAAAACAACATTCACATGGTCGGAGATACGACATATCAGTTTTGATGACAAGAAGTTTGTAATAAAACCAGTGGAGAAAACATCGCCGAACTTCGTGTTCTTCTCGCAGAAAGTTAGGATGAATAAACTGGTAAAAAAACAATCAGATGTTGGCAGCTGGGTGAAGGGTTTGATAGCTTTAGGGTTCGACGAACAAAACAATGACAAAGCTGCTcacatattatttgttaagatTCTGGACCTGTGTATTGGCAACCACGATCTGTTTATGAGAAGACGCAAGCCTGATTCCATGGAAGTGCAGCAAATGAAAGCACAagccaaagaagaaaaatcaag gagaCAGATTGAAAGGAATAAATTGGCACGAGAAAAACAACTCAGAGAAGCagcagaaagagaaaaggCTGCTATGGAACAACGACTTTTACAATATCAAGAAGAAATTCGTTTAGCAAATGAAGCActt AGAAGATCTGAGGAAACTGCAGATCTATTAGCTGAGAAAAGTCGTGTAGCTGAAGAGGAAGCAATGCTATTAAGTCAGAAAGCTTCAGAAGCAGAACAAGAAATTACACGTATACGATTAAACAATATGAAAACAGAGGAGGAAAAAGTTCATCTTGAACGAAAAACTAGAGAAGCAGAATTGTTGACAGAAAGGCTGGTACAAGAATCTGAACGAAGAGCTGCTGAagcagaaaaattaaaagatgaaCTATTACGTGCACGCATTGCTGAGAAGGAagcaaaggaaaaattattagaatttcttaGTAGAAATGCTTATACTGCTACTATAACT ccTGTGCCAAACATATTTCCATCGACGCAAGTACTTCCATCAGATTTGCAAGCAGATCTTCAAACATTGCAATTGGATACAGAACCTTTGCCAACTGATCTCACTTCTTACGATCTGATTGCCGATGGAGATGTCGATCAATTGtctttagaaattgaaaaagaaagagttgATTATTGGGAAAAAAGTAAACATTTACAGGAACAACTGAGAGAATTACGCACAGAAATTGAAGTTATGAAAGTTGGAGAAAAACAGTGCGAATTGGACCAATTACACGAAGAACAAGTGCGACTCGGTGAGAATAAGTACAGTACattaaagaaagtaaaatcTGGATCCACCAAAGCCAGAGTTGCATTCTTTGAAGAGTTGTAG
- the LOC552596 gene encoding peroxisome assembly protein 12 isoform X1, producing MLYNFFSYNSTIKTKLKMAEKGAHLTGTTFIRPSIFEIIAQESLAHTVEPAFTKFLSFIVSFNIERYGHLLKWTDECYLIFNTILQHYYLNKYSASFSETFYSLKRIIIVNSKVKCELSNKQRRLSLMLTILFPYIKIKLSQLVEKYKLEEVDDCVPKSKWQKLYRNCIIKGNAIIFMMYEFMVLYNYILYISGKSAYTSLLLRLLSITLTYAEPKPILSISDFLKKIRTNSFGISDGIDIFQRMMTTSFEFGAFFLQFLSWWTQEHYSTNLLSLPIPSPPKIPEIAKQYKGICPICYKTLRIHTVLSVSGYAFCYQCILPVIRTDKKCPVTNYPAKEDDLIRLYLD from the exons AtgctatacaattttttttcatacaatagTACTATC aaaacaaaattgaaaatggcaGAAAAAGGAGCTCATTTAACTGGCACAACATTTATAAGACcttctatttttgaaattatagcaCAAGAATCATTAGCACATACTGTAGAACCggcttttacaaaatttttatcg ttcaTTGTATCATTTAACATTGAAAGATATGGACATCTTCTTAAATGGACAGatgaatgttatttaatttttaatacaattcttcaacattattatttaaacaaatatt cTGCATCATTTTCTGAAAcattttatagtttaaaacGCATAATTATAGTAAACTCAAAAGTTAAATGTGAACTATCAAATAAGCAAAGAAGACTTTCATTAatgttaacaattttatttccctatataaaaattaaactttctcAATtagtggaaaaatataaacttgaaGAAGTTGATGATTGTGTTCCAAAGTCG aaatggcaaaaattatatcgtaattGCATTATCAAAGGAAACgcaataattttcatgatGTATGAATTTATggtactatataattatattctttatatttctggAAAATCAGCGTATACTTCTCTACTCTTGAGACTTTTATCTATAACTTTAACATATGCAGAACCAAAACCGATACTTagtatttcagattttttaaaaaaaattagaacaaaTTCCTTTGGTATTAGTGATGgtatagatatatttcaaagaatgATGACTACATCTTTTGAATTTGGagcattttttcttcaattcttgTCTTGGTGGACTCAAGAACATTATTCAACTAATTTACTATCATTACCTATTCCATCACCTCCaaag atTCCAGAAATAGCAAAACAATATAAAGGAATATGTCCAATCTGCTATAAAACTCTTAGAATACATACAGTACTTTCAGTGTCTGG cTATGCATTCTGTTATCAATGCATTCTTCCTGTGATACGTACAGACAAAAAGTGCCCAGTGACAAATTATCCTGCTAAGGAAGATGATTTAATACGTTTATATTTAGACTAA